The proteins below are encoded in one region of Reichenbachiella sp. 5M10:
- the hflX gene encoding GTPase HflX: MGDYYLTAKETEKAVLVALSEQKQSDEKTQEYLDELEFLASTLGIETYKSFVQRLEKPDIRTFVGKGKLEEIQAYVIDKEIDTVIFDDDLSPSQLRNLERDLNVKIYDRSLLILDIFLKRAQTAQAKTQVELARYQYLMPRLTRMWTHLERQRGGTGTRGGAGEKEIETDRRMIRDQIAVLKKKLAKIDLQGATRRKSRSNVVRVALVGYTNVGKSTIMKLLSKEDIYAKDELFATVDSTVRKVVLNTVPFLLSDTVGFIRKLPHNLIESFKSTLDEVREADILLHVVDISHPSFEEQMTVVNDTLAELGVADKEMIVVYNKIDRLSAPEGEEAFDFTSGIDTTSKSTTNLFISAVEKQNVMEFRRVLFEKVKKHHMKIYPNYLAPEFF, encoded by the coding sequence ATGGGGGATTATTATCTAACGGCTAAGGAAACAGAAAAGGCAGTTCTAGTGGCACTCTCCGAGCAAAAGCAATCGGACGAAAAGACACAAGAGTATCTGGATGAACTGGAGTTTTTGGCGAGCACGCTTGGGATTGAAACGTACAAGTCTTTTGTGCAGAGGCTAGAAAAACCAGACATTCGCACCTTTGTAGGCAAGGGAAAGCTAGAAGAGATTCAGGCCTATGTCATAGATAAGGAGATCGATACAGTGATTTTTGATGATGACTTGTCTCCTTCTCAGTTGCGCAACTTAGAGCGTGATCTCAATGTCAAGATTTATGACCGCAGTTTACTGATCTTAGACATATTTCTCAAGCGAGCACAAACCGCACAGGCCAAGACCCAGGTGGAATTGGCACGCTACCAGTACTTGATGCCGCGATTGACGAGAATGTGGACTCACCTGGAGCGTCAGCGTGGTGGGACTGGGACGCGTGGTGGCGCTGGAGAAAAGGAGATCGAGACGGATAGACGTATGATTCGTGATCAAATCGCCGTACTCAAAAAGAAACTGGCCAAGATCGATTTGCAAGGGGCCACCAGAAGAAAGTCTAGAAGCAATGTTGTGAGAGTGGCATTGGTAGGATATACCAACGTGGGCAAATCTACGATTATGAAACTCCTTTCCAAGGAGGATATTTATGCCAAGGATGAGCTTTTTGCTACGGTAGATTCTACTGTGCGCAAGGTCGTACTCAATACGGTCCCTTTTTTGTTGTCCGATACGGTTGGGTTTATTCGCAAGTTGCCCCACAATTTGATCGAGTCCTTCAAGTCTACTCTAGACGAAGTGAGAGAAGCCGATATTTTGTTGCACGTGGTGGATATTTCTCACCCTTCTTTTGAGGAACAGATGACTGTGGTCAACGACACCTTGGCAGAACTAGGAGTGGCAGACAAAGAGATGATCGTCGTGTACAACAAGATTGATCGTTTGTCTGCGCCAGAAGGAGAAGAAGCATTTGACTTTACTTCCGGGATTGATACGACATCTAAGAGTACGACGAATCTGTTTATCTCTGCTGTAGAAAAGCAGAACGTGATGGAATTTAGAAGGGTGCTCTTTGAGAAAGTCAAAAAGCACCACATGAAAATATATCCTAACTACTTGGCGCCAGAGTTTTTTTAG
- a CDS encoding glycosyltransferase family 4 protein, with protein MRIAIAINTSWNIYNFRAGLIRALLDQKHEVIAIAPRDEYSQKLIDMGCSFYPVEISGTGTNPFADFKLFLTLKRLYSDIRPDIIYQYTVKPNIYGSFAARTLGIPVINNVSGLGTVFLNKGIAPKIAKKLYKWSFRKVNLIFFQNGDDQRDFLNQVPLPEVRSEVIPGSGINLEHFRAKHTLSTPPCRFLMISRLILDKGILEYLDAARAIRKQYPQTEFQLLGQLDENHARGLKKELLDTYINDGSIQYLGTDDAVQTHIDLATCVVLPSYREGTPKTLLEAAAMSRPIITTDAPGCREVVLDGQNGYLCQVKSSTDLQHKIRKIIDMNPTDLQKMGTCGRLMVEKKFDEQIIIQKYISETHKILD; from the coding sequence ATGAGAATAGCCATTGCAATCAATACTTCGTGGAACATCTACAATTTCAGAGCAGGCCTCATCCGCGCCCTTCTTGACCAAAAGCATGAAGTCATCGCTATAGCTCCCCGGGACGAGTACTCTCAAAAACTCATCGACATGGGCTGCTCCTTCTACCCCGTAGAAATCAGTGGCACAGGCACGAACCCTTTTGCTGACTTCAAGCTATTCCTTACACTCAAACGTCTCTACAGTGATATTCGACCCGACATCATCTATCAATACACCGTCAAACCCAACATCTACGGCTCCTTCGCAGCACGTACACTAGGCATCCCTGTTATCAACAATGTCAGTGGTCTTGGCACCGTTTTTTTGAACAAGGGAATAGCCCCTAAAATTGCCAAGAAACTATACAAATGGTCCTTCAGGAAAGTCAACCTAATATTCTTTCAGAATGGTGACGACCAACGAGACTTCCTCAACCAAGTCCCACTGCCTGAGGTCCGCTCTGAGGTCATCCCTGGATCTGGGATCAACTTAGAGCACTTTCGTGCAAAGCATACCCTATCCACTCCCCCTTGTCGATTTCTGATGATCTCACGCTTGATTCTAGACAAAGGCATTCTCGAATACCTAGATGCGGCACGAGCCATCCGAAAACAATATCCACAGACGGAGTTTCAACTGCTCGGTCAACTTGATGAAAACCACGCTCGTGGTCTCAAGAAAGAGCTCCTCGATACCTACATCAACGACGGGTCCATCCAATATCTTGGTACAGATGACGCGGTACAAACCCACATCGATCTGGCCACATGCGTCGTCCTGCCCTCCTACCGAGAAGGAACTCCAAAAACACTCCTCGAAGCAGCAGCCATGAGCCGACCAATTATCACTACCGATGCCCCAGGATGCCGAGAAGTGGTCCTAGATGGTCAAAATGGGTACCTCTGCCAGGTCAAAAGCAGTACGGATCTCCAGCATAAAATCAGAAAAATCATCGACATGAACCCAACAGACCTACAGAAGATGGGGACTTGTGGCAGACTAATGGTGGAAAAGAAATTTGACGAACAAATCATCATTCAAAAGTATATCTCTGAGACACACAAGATTCTCGATTAG
- a CDS encoding FISUMP domain-containing protein, protein MKQLLLLLIICASTLTTYGQEMSSFTDERDGKVYKSVTVQIELEGGIFIEREWMAENLNFEMENSVCYKDYPAYCGKYGRLYNWVDAKTACPNGWHLSTQLEWQELMIGFGGYKKAGKELKEGGSSNLNIMMAGFSNVAGQFSDIGKTAHLWDAELGDKRTAGLISLYGDYDEVSHDVISAQNMNSCRCVKDY, encoded by the coding sequence ATGAAACAACTCTTACTCTTACTTATAATTTGCGCAAGCACCTTGACTACCTACGGACAAGAGATGTCAAGTTTTACAGATGAAAGAGACGGCAAGGTCTACAAATCTGTCACGGTACAGATAGAATTGGAAGGCGGGATATTCATCGAAAGGGAGTGGATGGCTGAGAACCTCAACTTTGAGATGGAAAATTCGGTATGCTACAAAGACTACCCTGCCTACTGCGGAAAATACGGTAGGCTCTACAACTGGGTAGATGCCAAGACAGCCTGCCCTAATGGATGGCACCTCTCTACCCAACTCGAATGGCAAGAGCTCATGATCGGTTTTGGTGGGTACAAAAAAGCTGGAAAAGAACTCAAAGAAGGAGGCAGTAGCAACCTCAACATCATGATGGCCGGTTTCTCCAACGTCGCAGGGCAATTTAGCGACATAGGAAAAACAGCGCACCTATGGGATGCAGAATTAGGAGACAAAAGAACTGCTGGACTGATCTCTCTTTACGGAGATTACGACGAAGTCTCTCATGACGTGATCAGCGCTCAAAACATGAACAGCTGCCGCTGCGTCAAAGATTACTAA
- a CDS encoding tyrosine-protein kinase, translating to MNLETNHIRPIHGGQNHNQSEGDPLSNIDFDKLNQVFIKNLPWIILILILFNAGTFLYLRYTKPIYSSESILKLDIKSDAGILGIQNPMEQDIKGLSGEIEILKSRLFASQVVDAVGMNVSYFHPGRSHLYDERYGNSPFIVDVQVSDPSILNRRIDVEILSDDHFVMDFELHGTSHRTRYPFGKKINTAFGELIVSKTIFFKEQQNLIDFYFVINSREALIDYFQQNIIVEPINFNANTIKIALADPNKYKARSLVQAIDTIYLNYTKAAKNQAVEQKISFLETQMYKSQIELEQFEDYFEKFTIKNRTTDLSQDLNYTIRLLNQLDSQRFNIRTQIAAVELANKQLGEGTPITTLGLPKPFLEMLAEYNELKNERLLKLDTYNENTQIIKQLNSRIDLSQKAVHDRLVSYQENLVTSQEELSKKRKILESNFAELPSMGTSYNKNRRLYSLQEEFYFSLIQSKIELEIARAGTVTNFVVLSPASMPDAPIKPQKILIYGAGFMAGLIISFFFVAISYLLDDKISNSKELERLLMAPLLGVIPKYKAEKLQTTRLVVSTNPKSSMSEALRSVRTNMEFMASGNGRKLISITSTVSGEGKTFIAVNLGAIFAYSGLKVVVIDLDMRKPKVHLAFGTEQTNKGVSTILIDKNTIDECVNNSEVKNLSYISAGPTPPNPSELIMGEKFNHFLEELKEKFDIVLLDTPPVGLVTDGILVMKKTDLPIYVVRAEYSKKSYLKSVHNLITNNRFDNLSVIFNSVNQQGRYGYGGYGSGYYEDEVPAKRSWLDKLLGKKA from the coding sequence TTGAACCTAGAAACAAATCATATTCGCCCAATACATGGAGGTCAAAACCACAACCAATCTGAAGGTGACCCCTTGAGCAATATTGATTTTGATAAACTCAACCAAGTCTTCATCAAAAATTTGCCTTGGATCATCCTGATCTTAATTCTATTCAATGCAGGCACGTTTCTGTACCTCAGATACACCAAACCAATCTATAGCTCTGAGTCCATCCTCAAACTAGACATCAAAAGCGATGCAGGTATACTTGGGATTCAGAACCCTATGGAACAAGATATCAAGGGACTCTCTGGAGAGATCGAAATTCTCAAATCTCGTCTTTTTGCAAGCCAAGTCGTCGATGCTGTAGGAATGAACGTCTCCTACTTTCATCCTGGAAGGAGTCATCTCTATGACGAACGCTACGGCAATTCACCGTTTATCGTGGATGTACAAGTCTCAGACCCATCAATCCTCAATCGTCGAATTGATGTGGAAATCCTAAGTGACGACCACTTTGTCATGGATTTTGAACTCCACGGCACCAGCCATCGCACAAGGTATCCTTTCGGAAAAAAAATAAACACGGCATTTGGAGAACTCATAGTCTCCAAAACGATCTTCTTCAAAGAACAACAAAACCTGATTGATTTCTACTTTGTGATCAATAGCCGTGAAGCACTCATCGATTATTTCCAACAAAATATCATTGTAGAGCCTATCAACTTCAACGCCAACACCATCAAGATAGCACTCGCCGACCCCAATAAATACAAAGCAAGAAGTTTGGTGCAGGCGATCGACACCATCTATCTCAATTATACCAAAGCGGCCAAAAATCAAGCCGTCGAACAAAAGATATCATTTCTCGAAACGCAGATGTATAAGTCTCAAATCGAACTAGAGCAATTCGAGGATTACTTCGAGAAGTTCACCATCAAAAACCGAACAACTGACCTCTCTCAAGACCTCAATTACACCATCCGTCTCCTCAATCAACTCGACTCACAACGCTTCAACATCCGCACGCAAATCGCCGCAGTTGAACTAGCCAACAAACAGCTGGGCGAAGGAACCCCCATCACTACGCTCGGTCTCCCCAAGCCCTTTCTAGAAATGCTCGCAGAGTACAACGAACTAAAAAACGAAAGACTCCTCAAGCTTGACACCTACAATGAAAACACCCAAATCATCAAGCAACTCAACAGCCGTATCGATCTATCGCAAAAAGCCGTCCATGACCGGCTCGTTTCCTACCAAGAAAACTTGGTCACGAGCCAAGAAGAGTTGAGCAAAAAAAGAAAGATATTGGAAAGTAATTTTGCCGAATTACCATCCATGGGCACCTCATACAACAAAAACAGAAGACTCTACTCTCTACAAGAAGAGTTCTATTTTTCTCTCATCCAAAGCAAAATAGAACTAGAGATCGCAAGAGCAGGTACAGTCACCAATTTTGTCGTATTGTCTCCAGCCTCTATGCCTGACGCCCCTATAAAACCACAAAAAATCCTCATCTACGGAGCAGGGTTTATGGCTGGACTCATCATCAGTTTCTTCTTTGTAGCAATCTCCTACCTGCTCGATGACAAAATCTCCAACTCCAAAGAGCTCGAACGACTACTCATGGCGCCCCTCCTCGGGGTAATCCCAAAATACAAAGCAGAAAAACTACAGACTACTCGCTTGGTCGTATCCACCAACCCCAAATCCTCCATGAGTGAGGCACTGCGCTCCGTCCGCACCAATATGGAATTCATGGCTTCTGGAAATGGCCGAAAACTTATTTCCATCACCTCTACTGTCAGTGGCGAAGGCAAGACTTTCATAGCAGTCAATCTAGGGGCAATCTTTGCCTACTCCGGGCTCAAAGTAGTCGTCATAGACCTAGACATGCGCAAGCCCAAAGTCCATCTCGCCTTTGGCACAGAACAAACCAACAAAGGCGTCAGTACCATACTCATTGACAAAAACACAATCGACGAATGTGTCAACAATTCAGAAGTAAAAAACCTATCCTACATCAGTGCAGGTCCCACACCTCCTAACCCATCAGAATTGATCATGGGCGAAAAATTCAACCACTTTCTCGAAGAGCTCAAGGAGAAATTTGATATCGTCCTACTCGACACACCTCCCGTAGGTCTCGTCACTGATGGAATCTTAGTCATGAAGAAAACCGATCTCCCCATCTATGTCGTACGGGCAGAATACTCCAAAAAGTCCTACCTCAAATCGGTACACAACCTCATCACCAACAACCGATTCGATAACCTATCTGTCATCTTCAACTCCGTCAACCAACAAGGGCGCTACGGATACGGAGGCTATGGCTCAGGCTACTACGAAGACGAGGTCCCTGCCAAGAGATCCTGGCTCGACAAACTATTAGGCAAAAAGGCATAA
- a CDS encoding phosphatase PAP2 family protein, which produces MKVSFGQVISQVFHPLLVPTMTFCILFLFSPQLIQPLSAMSLPFLFITTFIIPMISISILRVSGSISSLRMDKREERLVPFTFIALFFGMTTYLFIYKVGVNDLVATIFISTTVLILVLTVVTSWFKISIHAAGMSGMCGYLLALCYRVPGSELIYPLLAVVVLAGLVMTARLQVNAHRPAEVLAGFVIGLLICFSALYWFA; this is translated from the coding sequence GTGAAGGTTAGTTTTGGACAAGTGATTTCTCAAGTTTTTCATCCGTTGCTCGTGCCGACGATGACCTTTTGTATACTGTTTCTGTTTTCTCCACAATTGATACAGCCTCTGTCTGCGATGTCTTTGCCGTTTTTGTTCATTACGACATTCATCATTCCGATGATTAGTATATCGATATTGCGAGTGTCTGGCTCGATCAGTAGCCTGCGTATGGACAAGCGAGAGGAGCGATTGGTACCATTCACCTTTATCGCTTTGTTTTTTGGGATGACGACTTACCTCTTTATTTACAAGGTAGGGGTCAATGACTTGGTTGCGACGATATTTATTTCGACGACTGTCTTGATTTTAGTTTTGACAGTGGTTACGTCTTGGTTCAAGATCAGTATTCATGCCGCAGGGATGAGTGGGATGTGCGGATACCTGCTGGCGCTGTGTTACAGAGTGCCAGGGAGCGAACTGATCTACCCTCTATTGGCGGTGGTAGTGCTTGCCGGACTGGTGATGACCGCTCGCTTGCAAGTCAATGCTCATCGACCTGCCGAAGTATTGGCAGGTTTTGTCATTGGGTTGCTGATATGCTTTTCTGCTTTGTATTGGTTTGCTTAG
- the rpoN gene encoding RNA polymerase factor sigma-54, giving the protein MQKLGLIQSLGQKLSPQQIQFIKLLQVPTAELEARIKEELEVNPALEEGREESSEESTSEEVSKEDTSNDELNVDDYLNEDDYAGYKMQGDGNYNEEERDMPISSGSSLQEQLIDQLGFLKLDETQEIIGRQLIGSIEADGYIRRDLEAIMNDLAFSQNIETSLDEVEAVLYKIQSFDPPGIAARSLKECLCIQLDKKENHGAEVDLAQKIVSQCFEEFTKKHYDKIEKKLGVDEEQLKEAIHTITKLNPKPGGTTDGLVRVQYLLPDFILTNDDGKLELTLNSKNAPELRVSPSYSDMFQSYHKSDKKDKKLKETVSFVKQKLDAAKWFIDAVKQRQQTLLNTMNAIIKYQYDYFLDGDETKLKPMILKDIAEIIGMDISTISRVANSKAIQTEFGIFPLKYFFSEGISTDSGEDVSSREVKEKLRKFIEDEDKSKPLSDDKLEKLLKAEGYNIARRTVAKYREQLNLPVARLRKEL; this is encoded by the coding sequence ATGCAGAAACTCGGATTAATTCAATCCCTCGGTCAGAAGCTTTCGCCGCAGCAGATACAGTTCATCAAATTGCTACAGGTGCCTACAGCAGAGTTGGAAGCGCGAATAAAGGAGGAGCTAGAGGTGAACCCCGCACTCGAAGAGGGCAGAGAGGAGTCGTCTGAGGAAAGCACAAGTGAGGAGGTGAGCAAAGAGGATACTTCCAATGACGAGCTGAACGTCGATGATTATCTCAATGAAGATGATTATGCGGGATACAAAATGCAAGGGGATGGCAACTACAACGAGGAAGAACGCGACATGCCGATCTCTTCTGGGAGTTCCCTTCAAGAGCAGCTCATCGATCAGTTGGGCTTTCTCAAGCTCGACGAGACACAGGAAATCATCGGGCGCCAACTTATTGGTAGTATAGAGGCGGATGGCTACATTCGGAGAGACCTAGAGGCTATCATGAATGATCTCGCATTCTCACAAAACATAGAAACTAGTCTAGATGAGGTCGAGGCGGTACTGTACAAAATCCAGTCTTTTGATCCTCCAGGGATCGCGGCTCGCTCACTCAAAGAATGCTTGTGCATCCAGCTGGATAAGAAAGAAAACCATGGAGCCGAGGTAGACTTGGCACAGAAAATTGTTTCACAATGCTTTGAGGAGTTTACCAAAAAGCACTATGACAAGATCGAAAAGAAGCTAGGAGTTGATGAGGAGCAGCTCAAAGAGGCAATCCACACGATCACCAAGCTCAACCCGAAGCCCGGAGGAACCACAGATGGGTTGGTCAGGGTTCAGTATCTCCTGCCGGACTTTATTTTGACGAATGACGATGGCAAACTGGAACTGACACTCAACTCCAAGAATGCTCCTGAATTAAGAGTGAGTCCTTCGTACTCGGACATGTTTCAGTCTTACCACAAGAGTGATAAAAAGGACAAGAAACTGAAGGAGACCGTGTCTTTCGTCAAGCAAAAATTGGATGCTGCTAAGTGGTTTATTGACGCAGTGAAGCAACGTCAGCAGACTTTGCTCAATACTATGAATGCGATCATCAAGTACCAGTACGATTACTTCTTGGATGGTGATGAGACCAAATTGAAACCGATGATTCTGAAGGATATTGCTGAGATCATAGGGATGGATATTTCGACGATTTCGAGAGTAGCCAATAGCAAGGCCATTCAGACGGAGTTTGGGATTTTTCCTTTGAAGTACTTCTTCTCAGAAGGGATATCGACGGATTCAGGAGAGGATGTGAGTAGCAGGGAGGTCAAAGAAAAGCTGAGGAAATTCATTGAAGACGAAGACAAGTCGAAACCTCTCTCTGATGATAAGTTGGAGAAGCTGCTCAAGGCAGAAGGCTACAATATCGCGAGGAGAACTGTGGCAAAGTATAGAGAACAATTGAACTTGCCCGTGGCGAGATTACGAAAGGAGTTGTAG
- a CDS encoding tyrosine-protein phosphatase yields the protein MFGLFQQKRTFSPLTVDLHSHLIPGIDDGVKTWEESLEIIRGLSALGIKKLITTPHILSDYYPNTPTIIREGVATLRQKITEENLDMEVQAGAEYYVDDSFVEQLDTNQELLTFAGNHILLETAFMNKPMQLEDVFFKLKAKGLQPIFAHPERYSYIQQDPALILKFRDMGVLQQVNASSFTGHYSYEAKQTAQYLIAQQWVDFVGSDIHNLRHLEVYKKALQTKSFQKAGQLSLRNNSL from the coding sequence ATGTTCGGGCTGTTTCAACAAAAAAGAACGTTCAGCCCTCTCACGGTTGATCTCCACTCGCACCTCATCCCTGGCATAGATGATGGAGTCAAGACGTGGGAAGAGTCTCTCGAAATCATCCGTGGCCTAAGTGCTCTTGGCATCAAAAAACTAATCACCACGCCTCATATCCTCTCGGACTATTACCCCAACACCCCCACCATCATACGAGAAGGTGTCGCCACCCTACGTCAAAAAATCACCGAAGAAAACCTCGACATGGAGGTACAGGCAGGCGCCGAATACTATGTCGACGACTCATTCGTAGAACAGCTCGATACGAACCAAGAGCTACTCACCTTTGCAGGAAACCACATCTTGTTGGAGACGGCTTTCATGAACAAACCCATGCAGCTTGAAGACGTGTTTTTCAAACTCAAGGCCAAAGGCCTACAACCTATATTTGCGCATCCTGAGCGATACAGCTACATTCAGCAAGACCCTGCACTCATACTCAAGTTTCGTGACATGGGAGTGCTACAACAGGTCAATGCTTCCTCCTTTACGGGTCATTATTCATATGAGGCCAAACAAACCGCTCAATACCTCATCGCTCAACAATGGGTCGATTTTGTCGGGTCAGACATACACAACCTGCGACATCTTGAAGTATACAAAAAGGCACTTCAAACTAAATCTTTTCAAAAAGCGGGGCAACTTTCGCTACGCAATAACTCATTATAA
- a CDS encoding outer membrane beta-barrel protein yields the protein MKKKVTLAFAAFALLLNLSFESSAQLSEEVVKKTPELPGEIVLDFGFNMLTGKPDYWNQVHWWRSKSVALYFIKPFDLSKKVEFRPGIGVSLEKIGSKNGNFLGEMYEDVDDDWDYKKGQYAINYIEIPLEMRFNFMGNDKKSSPYIGLGGMFAYIFDSHTKVKYSESGDTRKIKEKGDLGMTDLRIGLQARIGMGSVNVFYKYYMTPMFTDKGPVDTQDIMYSTVGISISGL from the coding sequence ATGAAGAAAAAAGTGACCCTCGCCTTCGCGGCATTCGCATTACTCCTAAATCTAAGTTTTGAATCCTCCGCTCAATTGAGTGAAGAAGTAGTCAAAAAAACACCGGAATTGCCCGGCGAAATCGTACTGGATTTTGGATTCAACATGCTCACTGGCAAGCCTGACTACTGGAACCAAGTGCACTGGTGGAGGTCCAAGTCTGTTGCTCTTTATTTCATCAAGCCATTTGACCTCAGCAAGAAAGTTGAGTTTCGACCTGGTATAGGAGTTAGTCTCGAAAAAATTGGTTCTAAAAACGGCAACTTTTTGGGAGAGATGTACGAAGACGTCGACGATGATTGGGATTACAAAAAAGGGCAGTATGCTATCAACTATATAGAGATCCCTCTTGAGATGAGGTTCAACTTCATGGGCAATGACAAAAAAAGCAGCCCATACATTGGCCTAGGAGGGATGTTTGCCTACATTTTTGACTCTCACACCAAAGTCAAATACTCCGAGTCAGGAGACACCCGAAAAATCAAAGAAAAAGGTGATCTAGGTATGACAGATCTAAGAATTGGTCTTCAAGCTCGTATCGGTATGGGTAGTGTCAATGTGTTCTACAAGTACTACATGACTCCTATGTTTACCGACAAAGGACCTGTAGACACCCAAGACATCATGTATTCGACGGTTGGTATCTCAATCTCAGGTCTCTAA
- a CDS encoding polysaccharide biosynthesis/export family protein, translating to MFKLNKEFSKSDLSTAVMQAEKNYAIQIDDYLSIEVYTNQGERIIDPNHELQQGMNTTQRRAEENFTYLVKEDGTVKFPIIGQIKLDSLTLDQAESLLEEKYDAYYKGAFVKLTYSNKRVIVLGAMGGQLIPLLNENMSLVEILAIAGGLDMGAKAQNIKIIRGNLGNPEVFQINLSTVSGMRDSMITMEPGDIVYVEPWRRPWLESIKDIAPVLSLLSSTLALVLVLQNL from the coding sequence ATGTTCAAGCTAAATAAAGAGTTTTCGAAAAGCGACCTCTCTACGGCTGTCATGCAAGCAGAGAAAAACTACGCCATCCAGATCGACGACTACCTCAGTATCGAGGTATATACCAATCAAGGGGAGCGCATCATTGATCCCAATCACGAATTGCAACAGGGCATGAATACAACCCAGCGCCGCGCCGAAGAAAATTTCACCTACCTCGTCAAAGAAGACGGCACGGTCAAATTTCCAATTATTGGACAAATCAAACTCGATAGCCTGACACTGGATCAAGCCGAATCACTACTAGAAGAGAAATACGACGCATACTACAAAGGAGCCTTCGTCAAGCTCACCTATAGCAACAAACGCGTCATTGTACTTGGAGCAATGGGTGGTCAACTCATTCCACTGCTCAACGAAAACATGAGCTTGGTCGAAATCCTCGCCATTGCTGGAGGACTCGACATGGGAGCCAAAGCGCAAAACATCAAAATCATTCGTGGCAACCTAGGCAACCCTGAGGTCTTTCAGATCAACTTGAGTACAGTCAGTGGCATGAGGGATTCGATGATCACCATGGAACCTGGTGACATTGTCTACGTCGAACCTTGGAGACGCCCTTGGCTAGAAAGTATCAAAGATATCGCCCCTGTATTGAGCCTTTTGAGCAGCACACTTGCCCTCGTGCTTGTCCTACAAAATCTATAA